The DNA window ATGGCCAGGGAAGGCAAGTTTGATACTGAAAATTAGTAGGAAGATGAAGAGTGCTATAGGAGAGTAGATTGAGACATTCCACCAAAAACTATGGCAAAGTTGAGTTGACCATAATTTCATAAGTGGAAATGAGAGTAAGATAAAAGTAAAGAGTAcgtgtgttggggcagctaggtggcacagtggatagagcactggccctggagtcaggaggacctgagttcagatgggacctcagtcacttgacacttactagctgtgtgaccctgggcaagtcacttaaccccaactgcctcaccaaaaaaaaaaaaaaaagtacatgtgtTGACAAGGTAGCTATTGAAGAGATGACTGGAGAGTAGGGAGTGAATTGAAACATGACTacacacaaataagtataatacaagtTAGGATAAGTTACATTGGACTAACTCCAGCATTATGAATAATGCAATTGGAAGGGGTAAGGAAATTCATAGAAAAGACAGacaggcaaggaggaaagtgACTATCTTGGCCCTGCTCACCTGAAGACATTACAGAATAAATCAGAATGCAGAAAACAGATTATTACAGTATCTTactccttatctccctccctctcagtaGAGTTTTGCCTTGACCTTGAAGTAAAAGATttgtaggggggcagctgggtggcgcagtggatagaggaccggccctggagtcaggagtacctgagtccaaatccggcctcagacacttaacacttactagctgtgtgaccctgggcaagtcacttaaccccaattgcctcacttaaaaaaaaaaaaaaagatttgtaggAGCAAAAAAGGACAAGAGGAGTTAGGGAAGAGGAAGCCAAGTGAATGAGAAGTAGAGAAGcaagcagggagggaggagacagacaaAATTGGTTTTAGAATGCAGGCATAAAATATCTTTGCAGTGGAACCTATGCTACTAAATTCATTTCTGTTGGGGACAGAGACCAGTAGCTTTCCATCTGTTTACCTTTTTCCCTTTATCCCCAGAGAGGGTTGATTATATAATAAGTCATTTTCTCACTTCAATCCCCTCAGTCATTCCTTAGACTGTGaaacatttgcttttcttttaaaagtttattttttaaaggtgacAAATATGGTAAAGGTGCTGGTCAATAGAATTATTAAACTGTGTGTACTAGTGTTTGGATGCTATTAAGtagaggaaatgggaaaaaaaaaccaagaagggaagaattaatCTATTATGTTGCCAACATATGTTGACTGTATTCAAAGGAGagaatgatttattttaaaaacttccGGGAGCAGAAAGAATACTTTCACTGGGGTTTCTTTCTTAATCAAAACAAGTTAGTAACACTGTGGGAGCTGGCTAGGGTGAGTCAGGCAGCAGTCATTAATCCTTTAACCCCTTGGCAAGGCAACCCTCAAAAGGGAGCACACTAAAATAGTAGCTAAAGAGGAAGTCACTTCCCCAAAAGAGGAGTGAACCTGTGGAGAAGTAAAGCCAGTTCAACAAGTAGTATTTCCTTCCTATAGGAGGTTTATTTGAAgccatcttttcatttcatttctgtcttttttttgtggggaaatgagggttaagtgactttcccagggtcacacagctagtaagtgtcaagtgtctgaggctggatttgaactcaggtcctcctgaatccagggccagtgctctatccactgcaccacctagatgcccccatcttttaatttcttatggcacaatttTTATACCCTAATTACTTCAATCATttccttcatttaatttttatccttAAATATTTTAATGCATAAGTGATAGAAGCATTCTTTGTCTTTTCGATTCTTTGTCCTTTCGATGAGGTTTTATAGCTTAATTTCGTGGGgtggaggcaattgaggttatgaattacctagggtcacacagctagtgtgtgtaccagatttgaactcaggtcctccagactccagggctggtgctctatccactgagccacctagctgcccctatttcctgattaaaaaaaaataatcctgtttctaattttggttattttctttttctgatttactATGTTTTGCATTTATTCAAGCATCCAAAGGCATTTCCCTCTATAATCAATCTGCTACAGTCCtattatgaatataaatataaaataatattatttaatgCAGTTAATGATACCATAAGTATGTGTTTCCTGAAACTATATTTTGTGCCagtgaattttatttaaatactaTGGTTCATCTACTTACTAATTCTTGGTATATGAAAGAAGTTCTACATTGCTACTAAATCTATACCCATTTTATTGTAGTGAGCTAAGTGTTCATGGCATAGTTCATTGTTTCTCTGCTTTATTACATATatcttctttgtggggcaatgagggtcacacagctagtaagtgtcaagtgtctgaggagggatttgaactcaggtcctcctgaatccaggagagTATAAGGAAGAATGGttctagaattatagaattttagttaAGATACTGCCTCTTCTTATTaacatgtgatcttgggcaatttatttaacctctctgagcttcagtttcctaatctattaaaagagggagttggactagctgTTCCCTGAGTCTATTATCCTATataggaaaaaccaaatggatgaattTTGCCAGTTGTCCAAAATCATGATATTCAGTTGGATGGACAACTTCTTCCAGTTTACCTTAGAGAGACAAATGGAGAATTAGTTTAATCCATTGATGAACAGGAGGGAAGTGGGCTAAATTGCCTTTTAAGGACCCCATATTTTCCCCTGGGGGAAAAGGCccaaattttaaattttcatattcTTAAAGAAACACAATTATCTGTGAGTCATAAAACACTACAGTATTTGAAGAACTAAAGTTAAGGCTTGTCCAAAGGGCAATGCATATTCATCTGGCATGAATGGTATACAAAAGAGAAGAGTTGTAAACGATGCTATTAAGAAagtacaagcaaaaaagaaaacaaactgctCTTGTGGCAAAGGACAATCAATGATCAGCTCATATTCTCATTAATATCCTTAAAATTACATGTGAACTCAAGGGAAGCCTTCATTATCTTGGGAGATCCACACtggggaattaatgaaaaaaaaaatgcaaaggaaggtggcctagcaattccatatctaaaactatattataaagcaacaatcATTAAAACTctttgctactggctaagaaatagaatgatggatcagtggaataggttaggtacataagacacagtagtaaagAACTATGATAATctactctttgataaacccaaagactccagcttttgggataagaattcactgtTTGACACAACTGctggagaaaactggaaaatagtatggcagaaactaggcatagacctaTACTATACTTTAATACTATATACCAAATAAGGTATATCAATAAGGTCAAATAGGCagatgatttaaacataaagggaaaaaaaactatggagtctgaaggcagattgaggaatattattttcccttattttggttttttatttcttgtggtttttcccttttgttctgatttttcttttacaacatgactaatgtggaaatttgtttaacatgattgtacatatataacctatatcaaattgtttgctgtcttttgcagggggaaggaagggatggagggagaaaaatttggaactcaaaatcgtacaaaaatgaatgttgaaaactatctttgcatgtaattaggaaaaaataaaatactattaagtgaaaaaataatatctaggctcttttgccttttccttatcatcttggaaaacagatctagtatggtatgtatgtatgtattcacttatttatttatttatttatccatccattcattcattcatttatgtgaggcaattggggttaagtgacttgcccagggtcacacagctagtaaatgtcaagagtctgaggctggatttgaactcaggtcctcctgaatccagggccagtgctctattcactgccccacctagctgcccctagtatggTATTTAttgatcaaagggtataggcagtcaaattactctttgggcataattccagattgctttccaaaatggttggatcagttcacagttccactaacagtgcagatgatatgatgatatgcttggaaaaatcccaaagactcaactaaaaagttagttgaaacagtaattttagcaaagtagctgGATAtcaagtaaatccacataaaatatcagcattcctatatatcacaaacaaatccctgcaagaagagatagttagagaaatcccatttaaaataattctagacaacataaaatatgtGGGAGTACACCtgacaaaacaaacccaggaactatatgaacaaaaggatgaaaaactttttttacaaataaaatcagatttaaataactagagaaatgttcattgtttatGGGTAGGCAGGaccaatataaaaaaatgacaattttacctaaactagTTTATATAATCAATgccattccaattaaattaccaaaaattattttactaattagaacaaacaataacaaaattaatttagaagTACAAAAAAATCACGAATagcaaaggaactaatgaaaaaaaaatgtaatgagaggaggtttagcagtaccaggtattaaactatattataagggagcaattagcaaaaatatttggtactagctaaaaaATTGCCTCAAACTtccggggtcatctccagtcatcctgatgtatatcttgccactggacccagatggctctggaggagagaggctggtgactttgcaccccttcctcacttaaatccaattcacagtaACCCATGACTGTGacctcctaatgtcatggtcctctttgagaacaaaggacaaacccTGCAGACAGACTCTCAGGCTGGAGGGATgcgggggaggagaggggggaggggaagaacgCCGAGGCGAACATGGCGGCGGGGGAGGAGGTGGCTCAGGCTTCCCCCCACCGATGGCCTTGAGGGTTGGTGGGTCCACTCGGACTCAGCCTCGCCCCGGCAGCCGGATGCTTCTATACAAATTAATAGCAACACTGTGCCATGGTAGACTCAGAAGAGGAGGAAGCTATGgaagaaataacatttaaaagtgACACCGTGCTGTCTCATGTGCAACTAAATACCCCAAACAGAAGGCACCTCATGGTGCGTCTGAATGCTGTTGGCCAACCTGTTTTTCTGTCACAATTCAAACTTCTGTGGAACAAAGAATCTTGGAAAGATACTCAAGTTCAGGGTAAAAACCAAAAAGACATTCAAATAGAAAATACAGTACATGAAGACAGAAGTATTCAGGAACACTGTGGCAAGAGTAGCAATTCTGTCGATTTTCTGAACAAGAATGAAACTCAAACTTGCCCTTCTATAAGAATAGAAGCTCTATTGGATGATGATGGTGACTTGGAAGTGGTGAGAAGACCACGGGTTTTCtctgaaacagaacaaaaagagctatcaagaaataaaatacatcCTAAAATCCTAACCCAGGGAGCAGAAAATTTCAatgaagaagagcaagaaaataTCCACCACAACATGGTTAAAATAGAGCACACCATGGCCACCCCTCTGGAAGATGTTGGCAAACAGGTGTGGCGAGAAGCTTTCCTTCTAGCTGACTACATCCTGTTCCAACGTGATCTGTTCAAAAGTTGCACTGTGCTTGAGCTTGGGGCCAGCACCGGAATTGCCAGCATCATCACAGCAACTGTTGCTAAGACTGTTTACTGCATAGATGTGGGTGAAGATCTCCTGGCTAAGTGCCAATGGAATGTTGCCCTAAACCGGAACCTGACTGCAACTGGAGGAGGTGCAGTTAAGATTAAAGAACtgtcactaaaaaaacccaaaaaaaccaaaaaaaacccaacttgggggcagctagatggtgcagtggatagagcaccggccctggaatcaggagtacctgggttcagatccgacctcagacacttaacacttactagctgtgtgaccctgggcaagtcacttaaccccaattgcctcactaaaaaaaaccaaaaccaaacaaaacaaaaaaaagattaaagaactGGATTGGCTAAAAGATGACTTGTGCACTGATCCTCAAGTTCCTTTCAGTTGGTCTGAAGAAGAAATTTCTGACTTATATGCTCATACTACTATCATAATGGCAGCTGATGTTTTTGTGATGATGACCTCACAGATGCTTTATTTAAAACACTCTACAGAATTACTcacaatttgaaaaatatttgtacaATCTACTTATCAATAGAGAAAAGGAGCTCTGGAAGATCGTTGCTGCACTAATAAGTTGATCTCTCATGTGAATGAGGTTGAAAATATTTCCCTGAGTCAGTTTACTACAATTCTTTCTAAACTGTATTTTCAATAAAATCCaaagctaccaaaaaaaaaaagaaaatcaaattgattGTCATTGTTTTGAATTGAAAGTCACTGATAATTAGATAACTGTATAAATAAAGtgtttaatttaaatgtaaataagtGTAACTCCAGTTTAATTGtttgaaattatatttaacaTTAGTTTTACAAtggataattttaaaagaaaataagggagGAATTCAAGAGATCTTTTGGAGGAAGAAACAGTAAGCAGAAGCCAAAAAGatataaggagggagaaaaggaattaagaaaataatttgagtGTTTCCTTAGAATTCTAATACCATCCAGGGTCATAGTTAAATAAGACAACAGTGACTGGGAatgattttgttctgttttaatattaaaagaaaagagaaagggggggggaaggatgcATGCaacaaggaagggggaaagaattttatttttcaaataaaaagcaTGTTTTTTAATCAGTTCCTTCCACTATGGGAGTTGGGTCAAGAAATTTGATTGGTGAAGATATCAATACTCAAACACATGAAAATCCAGCTAGACATGTAGAGGGAGAAAACAGGGGGTGAATTGACAAGAACCTGCCTTTAGCATTCTGATTGGGAGGAAAAGGTAGTTTGGTTAATATCTACAATATCCACTGTTGGCTAAACATTTGGTTTTCAAACCTAAATACTTTGATGAATATAAAGATCTCATCAATAAAGGTACTTCCCTCTCTGGTAGCACTTGGTGTGCTACTCttgtctatttatttttgttcagatTTGTGCTTTAATTGGGATGGGGAAATGCTTGTGTGGAATCTCCTACATTGAAGAGCAGCAAGTCTATGTAGCTTATAGTCTTTAGAATTTCCTGGGTACTATGAGGGTAAGTAATTTTCTTACAGTCATACATTTAGTATAAGTGACAATAATGGCTATTCATCATTACATAGGGTTCAAGATGTTAAATCCAGACCTTCTTGAATCAAAGACTGGCCCATTATCCACTACAACAGGATACAACACTCTTGTCCATATCCTTCCATTAATCCTTCTACCCAATGTCCCATAGGCCTTCCTCTGGATTTCTCAACACTGCATGGTTAACAATGGAGTATATAGATGGTTTCTCTCACATTCTCTACATAAACAGTGACACTTTCCAATCACACATCACTGATGCATCTTCTCTGATGATGCTAAATCCACATTGGTAATGCATTGCAGCCTATTTATACCCACCATGAACCATTGCCCTTTTGGTGATCCTTTACTTCAATTCTTTGGAGACCATAATACTCCATGGTTGATAGCCATATAATTTCATCAGAAGAATATTGTTGttaaaaaaagatggatttttgtttTAAGAAGAAGCCTGGATTTATTAAAAAACTGATTTTCATTTTCCCACAGGCAATACAATTATCTCTTCTCTTGTTCAGCTCCAAGTGCTGCTAATTGACTATAATGTTTGTCAAAGATATATGTACTAATGGGCCAGCTCTACAGATTTTCTGTACTAATGGGGCAGCTCTACAGGTTTTCCTTTCATCTGTATTTCATAGTCGAGACAATAGACCTTCCTGATGCACTTAGTTTTTCCTGTATAAATAGTTAGAATCTTTTGAATGATTATGGATCTCCTTTTGGAAGGTCTACAGTTTTCTAAGGAGTGGCATAATCAACACAATGTCACAGGACTATTTTTCTACCAGTTGGTAATACCTCTTCCCTTTGAACTCTGTTAGACATACTCCATGACAATATCTTTTGAAGGCATACATTTCCCTATTTTTATGCCTTACTTGGTATTAATAATCAGAGGATTGTCAAATAATGTTATATCTTTTGTTATGCATATCAAAGAATCTAATATGATCTTCACATATGTGTGAGAGACACATTATTGGGGGATACTTTGATGTGTCATTTTGCATtaccaaaacatttaaaaaataatttagcaaacaaTAACCAGAGTGATAGGGTATATCTCACACTTTTCAGTCAGTTATGTGACTGTAAAGTGATATTTGGTCATGAAATATCATTTGTGAAAGTATACCTGGTTTCCTtctgataatttcattaaagatgcCTTCCAAGTGTGCATAAATTCTTCTAAAATTGTGTTGAAATGAGAAAGTAAGCAAAAAGATAGTTACTGATATCTTCacaatcatctttttgtttttgtttcttttttgttttttaaaggttttttttgcttttttaaaaaaatcataggggcagctaggtggcacagtggatggagcactggcactggattcaggaggacctaagttcaaatctagcctcagatacttgccacttactagctgtgtgaccctgggcaagtcacttaaccccaactgtctcaccaaaaaaaccccataaacatattttattattttccagttatatgtaaaggtagttttcaacattggttttcataagatttttagttccaaatttttctcgctccattccctccccttctccaagacagaaagtaatctgatatgggttatatatgtacaatcacattaaacaaaattctgcatcagtcatgttgcaaaagaagaatcagaacaaaagggaaaaacctcaaaaaagaaaaaaaacaaaaacaaaaacagaaacagtatggttcaatttgcattcagaatccacagttctttttttctggatgtggagaatattttccatcatgagttctttggaattatcatggatcattgcactgctgagaaacgCTAAGTtaatcacaattgatcatcacacaatgttgctgttactgtgtacaatgttctcctggttctgctcacttcactcagcatcagtccacttaagtctttccaggtttttctgaaatttgcctactcatcatttcttataccacaataatattccattgcattcatataccacaacttattcagccattcctcacaattctttgctaccacaaagacagctgctaggcatagttccaaattgctctccagaatggttggattagttcagaactccaccaacaatgcattggtgtttcaatttttccacagcttctccaacatttattattttccttttttgtcatattagccaatctgataggtgtgaggtggtacctcagagttgttttaatttgcatttctctagtcaatcgtgtcaatcatctttttttttttaacttgtaaaAGCATCGGATTTTTCCCAATCActctttgtcattcttttttttaagatatattgagaagatactgtgtacaataaatataatacaaaatgaaattaagTTCATAATAGAGGCAAGGACAAGGTGCTAATTATTTCAGTTCTGAGGTGGGAAATATTGCTCCCTCTTTTGGGGAAATCAGGGAAAGATTCATTGAAGAGGTGTCATTTGAGTTGGTTCTTGCGTAGGATTTCAACAGATGGAAATGAGGAATAGGATCCTGGATAGATCTTCCAAGGTCATTGCATCAAGAAAAACTGTCAGTCTAACCTAGTTTGGATACACATGCCTGGGTCTGGATAAGCCAGAAATGGTCGTCATTGAAGCAGGTAAGGGAGGCAATGTTCTTGGGCATTTAAGTTGCTTTACAGAGTTGAGACATGTTTAGCATAAAGCTTCTGTACCTTTCAGGTAATGGTGGAAGTCTTTTTTGTGgaaactgggtcaaagggtggaGTGGGTGGAAGTGGGCTGTTTAGATGGCATGCTAATGTCTTACATTCATTAAGTTCTCAATGAGGAATTTGTTGCTGACAAGCAAATAGGAAGATTAATTTAACTTTAATACTTCAATAGATTTATGATTTGCAGGCCGTTTTAATCTTAAATGATGATGGATAACTATACACTGCACCAATAAGAAAATGTATACAGAAATGTCATTATACATACCATTCCATAACTAGTGGTATAATGAAAAATGCACTGGCCTGAAATTCAGGAAATGTATTTTGGTTCTAGTTTTTCCATTAAGGAGGTaagtgaccataagcaagtcacttaatatttctgagatgattttcctttctataaaatgggggtaatactaATACCGCCTACCATACTGCATTGTTGTCAGAATATCATGGAATAATATGTGTGAAGCTTCTTTGGAAACAGTGAAGCACATTAAAGGCAAggagtcattattattatcattatttgttCTCATGatgtcagctaggtggtggctCAACATTTTAGGACTgattacatctctctctctctctgtctatatgtctttatgtatgtgcacatacatagaTCATATAGATCACATACGCATAGGACATACACATTTATAACATATCtattccatatatacacatatgtagaaaAGATCACGgtgtttttaatgagaaaaagGGCCACAAAGGAAATATTACCAACTACCTATTAATATGCTTATCTCATCTCTATGAGGGCTTTTTGAGAACGGAATTTCTATGTATTAAGCATATTgccaataaaaacataaaaacagtTTTTTGCAGATGATTTTCTATAGTAGACCACCCACTTCCTTTTTTTATCACAC is part of the Dromiciops gliroides isolate mDroGli1 chromosome 4, mDroGli1.pri, whole genome shotgun sequence genome and encodes:
- the LOC122755056 gene encoding LOW QUALITY PROTEIN: methyltransferase-like protein 22 (The sequence of the model RefSeq protein was modified relative to this genomic sequence to represent the inferred CDS: inserted 1 base in 1 codon): MVDSEEEEAMEEITFKSDTVLSHVQLNTPNRRHLMVRLNAVGQPVFLSQFKLLWNKESWKDTQVQGKNQKDIQIENTVHEDRSIQEHCGKSSNSVDFLNKNETQTCPSIRIEALLDDDGDLEVVRRPRVFSETEQKELSRNKIHPKILTQGAENFNEEEQENIHHNMVKIEHTMATPLEDVGKQVWREAFLLADYILFQRDLFKSCTVLELGASTGIASIITATVAKTVYCIDVGEDLLAKCQWNVALNRNLTATGGGAVKMIKELDWLKDDLCTDPQVPFSWSEEEISDLYAHTTIIMAADVFXDDDLTDALFKTLYRITHNLKNICTIYLSIEKRSSGRSLLH